One region of Paucibacter aquatile genomic DNA includes:
- a CDS encoding type I restriction-modification system subunit M, translating into MTEANQKQLGNTLWSIADQLRGAMNADDFRDYMLSFLFLRYLSDNYETAAKKELGKDYPDVGGDARKVPLALWYANNVDDIPAFEKQMRRKVHYVIKPPHLWNSIANMARTQHEELLGTLYAGFKYIETESFESTFQGLFSEINLYSEKLGKTQSDKNKKLCAIIQKIAEGLAEFSTGVDSLGDAYEYLIGQFAAGSGKKAGEFYTPQQVSDILSAIVTLDSQEPKTGTKKRLDSVMDFACGSGSLLLNVRKQVAKAGGTIGKIYGQEKNITTYNLARMNMLLHGVKDTEFEIFHGDTLLNEWDTMREQNPAKKPSFDAIVANPPFSYRWEPTDALADDVRFKSHGLAPKSAADFAFLLHGFHYLKDEGVMAIILPHGVLFRGGAEERIRTKLLKDGHIDTVIGLPANLFYSTGIPVCILVLKKCKKPDDVLFINAAEHFDKGKRQNQLSGEHIAKIIQTYQFREEEQRYSRRVGMAEIEKNDFNLNISRYISTAVGEAEIDLDKTHQDLVALDKQIKAATELHNKFLKELGLPLLP; encoded by the coding sequence ATGACCGAAGCCAATCAAAAACAACTGGGCAACACCCTCTGGAGCATCGCCGACCAATTGCGCGGGGCGATGAATGCGGACGACTTCCGCGACTACATGCTGTCCTTCCTGTTCCTGCGCTATCTGTCTGACAACTATGAGACGGCAGCGAAGAAGGAACTGGGCAAGGACTACCCCGATGTGGGCGGGGACGCGCGCAAGGTGCCGCTGGCACTGTGGTATGCCAACAATGTGGACGACATCCCGGCCTTCGAGAAGCAGATGCGCCGCAAAGTGCACTACGTCATCAAGCCCCCGCACTTGTGGAACAGCATCGCCAATATGGCGCGTACTCAGCATGAAGAGCTGCTGGGTACGCTCTATGCGGGTTTCAAGTACATCGAAACCGAGTCTTTTGAGAGCACGTTTCAAGGGCTTTTCTCGGAGATCAACCTTTATTCCGAGAAGCTGGGAAAGACACAGTCAGATAAGAACAAGAAGCTCTGCGCCATCATTCAGAAAATCGCTGAAGGGCTGGCCGAGTTCTCGACGGGCGTGGATTCGCTGGGCGATGCCTACGAGTACCTGATCGGCCAGTTCGCTGCAGGGTCTGGCAAGAAGGCAGGCGAGTTCTACACCCCGCAGCAGGTGTCGGACATCCTCTCGGCCATCGTCACGCTGGACAGCCAGGAGCCCAAGACCGGCACCAAGAAGCGGCTGGACAGCGTGATGGACTTTGCATGCGGTTCGGGCTCGCTGCTGCTCAATGTGCGCAAGCAGGTCGCCAAGGCCGGTGGAACCATCGGCAAGATCTACGGCCAGGAAAAGAACATCACCACCTACAACCTCGCGCGCATGAACATGCTGCTGCACGGGGTGAAGGACACGGAGTTCGAGATCTTCCACGGCGACACCCTGCTCAACGAGTGGGACACGATGCGCGAGCAGAACCCGGCCAAGAAGCCGAGCTTTGACGCCATCGTCGCCAACCCGCCCTTCAGCTACCGCTGGGAGCCGACGGACGCGCTGGCCGACGATGTTCGCTTCAAGAGCCACGGCCTCGCGCCCAAGTCCGCCGCCGACTTCGCCTTCCTGCTGCACGGTTTTCACTACCTCAAGGACGAGGGCGTGATGGCCATCATCCTGCCGCACGGCGTGTTGTTCCGGGGCGGGGCGGAGGAGCGCATCCGCACCAAGCTGCTCAAGGATGGGCACATCGACACAGTGATCGGCCTGCCCGCCAATTTGTTTTATTCCACAGGCATCCCCGTCTGCATCCTGGTGCTGAAGAAGTGCAAGAAGCCGGACGACGTCTTGTTCATCAATGCGGCCGAGCACTTCGACAAAGGCAAGCGCCAGAACCAGCTGTCCGGCGAGCACATTGCCAAGATCATCCAGACCTACCAGTTCCGCGAGGAAGAGCAGCGTTACTCACGCCGCGTGGGCATGGCAGAAATCGAGAAGAACGATTTCAACCTGAACATCTCGCGCTACATCAGCACCGCGGTGGGTGAGGCGGAGATTGATCTGGACAAGACGCATCAAGACCTGGTGGCGCTGGACAAGCAGATCAAGGCAGCGACTGAGCTGCACAACAAATTCCTCAAGGAGTTGGGGCTGCCGTTGCTGCCTTGA
- a CDS encoding virulence RhuM family protein: protein MNDLILYTTEDGRSQIKLRAQEQTVWLTQLEMAELFDATKQNISLHLKNIFEDGELDAVATVKESLTVQIEGNREVQRSITLYNLDAILAVGYRVRSPRGVQFRRWASTILKEYLTKGFVMDDERLKNPDGRPDYFDEMLARIRDIRASEKRFYQKVRDLFALSSDYDKTDKATQVFFATVQNLLIYAVTQKTAAELITARANAADPHFGLLVWKGDKVRKTDIVVAKNYLSEDEIDTLNRLVVIFLETAELRAKGKQETRMAFWKQNVDQIITFNGFPLLTHAGSISHQQMEARTGELYQQFDQERKRQEAIAADQQDEADLAALETKIKRRPKP, encoded by the coding sequence ATGAACGACCTGATCCTCTACACCACGGAAGACGGCCGCAGCCAGATCAAGCTGCGGGCGCAAGAGCAGACCGTCTGGCTGACGCAGCTGGAGATGGCGGAGCTCTTTGATGCCACCAAGCAGAACATCTCGCTGCACCTGAAGAACATCTTCGAAGACGGGGAGCTGGATGCGGTGGCAACTGTCAAGGAATCCTTGACAGTTCAAATCGAAGGCAACCGGGAGGTGCAGCGTTCCATCACGCTCTACAACCTTGATGCCATCCTGGCCGTGGGCTACCGCGTGCGCTCGCCGCGCGGCGTGCAGTTCCGCCGCTGGGCGTCCACCATCCTGAAGGAGTACCTGACCAAGGGCTTCGTGATGGACGACGAGCGCCTGAAGAACCCGGACGGCCGCCCGGATTACTTCGACGAGATGCTGGCGCGCATCCGCGACATCCGGGCCTCGGAGAAGCGCTTTTATCAAAAGGTGCGTGACCTCTTTGCGCTCTCCAGCGACTACGACAAGACGGACAAGGCCACGCAGGTTTTCTTCGCCACGGTGCAGAACTTGTTGATCTATGCCGTGACGCAGAAGACCGCCGCCGAACTGATCACCGCCCGGGCGAACGCGGCAGACCCGCATTTCGGCCTGCTCGTCTGGAAGGGCGACAAGGTGCGCAAGACCGACATCGTGGTGGCCAAGAACTACCTGAGCGAAGACGAGATAGACACCCTGAACCGGCTCGTGGTCATCTTCCTGGAAACCGCCGAACTGCGGGCCAAGGGCAAGCAAGAGACGCGCATGGCCTTCTGGAAGCAGAACGTGGATCAAATCATCACGTTCAATGGCTTCCCCTTGCTCACTCACGCCGGCAGCATCAGCCATCAGCAGATGGAAGCGCGCACGGGCGAGCTTTACCAGCAGTTCGACCAAGAGCGCAAACGGCAAGAAGCCATTGCAGCCGACCAGCAAGACGAAGCCGATCTCGCTGCGCTCGAAACCAAGATCAAACGACGCCCGAAGCCATGA
- a CDS encoding restriction endonuclease subunit S: MSSKNQTTSAEDQARHALAPKLRFSGFSAPWTFEPIAKVLKEHKLKNTAGRDVFSVSMEFGVVNQIELLGRSFAAADTSHYTIGRRYDIVYTKSPLKAFPFGIVKQCKFDGEVALSPLYGVFTPTNPHLGLLIEAYFESPNRANSFLSPLCQKGAKNTLQITNATFLSGRLPLPAPPLEQQKIAECLSSVDDLIAAQARKVDVLKTHKKGLMQQLFPREGETQPRLRFPEFRNACEWQQKKLGSVCDIQRGKFSHRPRNDPRFFGGQYPFIQTGDVVKSEGGTVIASQSLNEEGLAVSKLFKPTIVLITIAANIGDTGLLQTEGCFTDSVVGLIPKSDVIPVFLELIMRGQKENLNKVATTGAQKNINNEILRDVRVLLPSVPEQQRIASCLSSLDAQITAETQKLEALKTHKKGLMQQLFPSPEEADA; encoded by the coding sequence ATGAGTAGTAAGAACCAGACCACCTCGGCAGAGGACCAGGCAAGGCATGCACTGGCACCAAAGCTGCGGTTTTCAGGATTCAGCGCTCCGTGGACTTTTGAGCCGATTGCCAAGGTCCTCAAGGAGCACAAGCTCAAGAACACTGCGGGCCGGGACGTCTTCTCAGTGTCGATGGAGTTCGGCGTAGTCAACCAGATCGAACTCTTGGGCCGCAGCTTCGCTGCCGCTGACACCTCCCACTACACGATCGGCAGGCGCTACGACATCGTCTACACGAAGAGCCCTCTCAAGGCATTTCCTTTCGGCATCGTTAAGCAATGCAAGTTCGATGGGGAAGTCGCACTTTCTCCGCTGTACGGTGTCTTCACGCCGACCAACCCGCATTTGGGTTTGCTGATCGAGGCGTACTTTGAATCGCCAAACCGGGCAAATTCGTTTCTTTCTCCGCTTTGCCAAAAAGGCGCGAAGAACACGCTTCAAATCACAAATGCCACGTTCCTTTCGGGCCGTTTGCCACTTCCTGCACCGCCTCTCGAGCAACAAAAAATCGCCGAATGCCTGAGTTCGGTGGACGATCTGATCGCCGCGCAAGCGCGGAAAGTGGATGTGCTCAAGACCCACAAAAAAGGGCTGATGCAGCAGCTTTTTCCCCGCGAAGGAGAAACTCAACCCCGCCTTCGCTTCCCCGAGTTTCGAAACGCCTGTGAGTGGCAGCAGAAGAAGCTTGGTTCCGTCTGCGACATTCAACGTGGCAAGTTCTCACATCGGCCACGCAACGATCCGCGGTTCTTCGGAGGGCAATATCCCTTCATCCAAACTGGAGACGTTGTTAAATCAGAAGGCGGAACGGTGATTGCCAGCCAGTCCTTGAACGAAGAAGGCCTGGCAGTTAGCAAGCTATTCAAGCCGACGATCGTGTTGATAACAATCGCCGCAAACATTGGAGACACGGGGTTGCTTCAGACCGAAGGATGTTTCACTGACAGTGTGGTCGGTCTGATTCCCAAAAGCGACGTTATTCCCGTCTTTCTCGAACTCATCATGCGGGGTCAGAAAGAGAATCTGAACAAGGTCGCGACAACAGGCGCACAGAAAAACATCAACAACGAAATCCTGCGTGACGTCAGAGTGTTGTTGCCGTCCGTTCCCGAACAACAACGCATCGCCTCTTGCCTGAGCAGCCTTGACGCCCAAATCACCGCCGAGACCCAAAAGCTTGAAGCCCTTAAGACCCACAAGAAAGGGCTGATGCAGCAACTATTCCCGTCGCCGGAAGAAGCTGACGCATGA
- a CDS encoding DUF5655 domain-containing protein yields MSDIKLFRLQSGRATELQGDAPDLEKPLQNLIEANLETLLGIRFLATEYSTGKTHGGRIDTLGLDENHCPVILEYKRSVGENVINQGLFYLDWLMDHQAEFKLLALEKFGKQAADAIDWSAPRLVCIAADFTKYDGHAVQQINRNIELIRYRRFGDELLLFELANASSASASSKNGAGIHKVGKLIKDVKDAPAEKAIGPDKPYAEVVTGLPPVLTDLLASLEDYTLSLGDDVQRKELRLYVAFKRLKNFATLVLQQKRLLLYLHLPPAPVVLALTNARDVSDIGHWGTGDVEISLSTLAELEAAKPFIAAAYEGRVQAAAAS; encoded by the coding sequence ATGAGCGACATCAAACTCTTCCGCCTCCAATCCGGCCGCGCCACCGAGCTGCAAGGCGACGCCCCCGATCTGGAAAAGCCGCTCCAGAACCTGATCGAGGCCAATCTCGAAACGCTGCTGGGTATTCGCTTCCTGGCCACGGAGTACTCCACCGGCAAGACGCATGGCGGGCGCATCGACACGCTGGGCCTGGACGAGAACCACTGCCCGGTGATCTTGGAATACAAGCGCTCGGTGGGCGAGAACGTCATCAACCAGGGCCTGTTCTACCTGGACTGGCTGATGGACCACCAGGCCGAGTTCAAGCTGCTGGCGCTGGAGAAGTTTGGTAAGCAAGCGGCTGACGCCATCGACTGGAGCGCGCCGCGCTTGGTGTGCATCGCAGCCGACTTCACCAAGTACGACGGCCACGCGGTGCAGCAGATCAACCGCAATATCGAGCTGATCCGCTATCGCCGCTTTGGCGATGAGCTGTTGTTGTTTGAATTGGCCAATGCGTCTTCCGCCTCCGCTTCCTCCAAGAACGGGGCAGGCATTCACAAGGTCGGAAAGCTGATCAAAGACGTGAAGGATGCGCCGGCCGAGAAAGCCATCGGCCCCGACAAGCCGTATGCGGAAGTCGTTACGGGCTTGCCTCCGGTGTTGACCGATCTGCTGGCCTCTCTGGAGGACTACACCTTGTCGCTGGGCGACGATGTGCAGCGCAAGGAGCTGCGCCTCTACGTGGCCTTCAAGCGCTTGAAGAACTTCGCCACGCTGGTGCTGCAGCAGAAGCGTCTTTTGCTGTACTTGCACCTCCCTCCAGCGCCGGTGGTTCTGGCTCTGACGAATGCCCGGGATGTATCGGACATAGGCCATTGGGGCACCGGCGATGTGGAGATCTCATTGAGCACGCTCGCGGAACTAGAAGCGGCCAAGCCCTTCATCGCCGCGGCCTACGAGGGGCGAGTACAAGCGGCGGCCGCCTCATGA
- a CDS encoding AAA family ATPase, with protein MSTKPKINKYANLRTLARKLRDDLGGVELILLYAYNRTGKTRLSMEFKDEGKRKNKGTADTLYFNAFTEDLFTWDNDLDGDAVRTLQLNPDSTFFNGLKDLALDETIAGYLDRYADFDFDIDYDTWKVSFRKDDADSIKISRGEQNIFIWCLFMAICERMLDGHVSYQSMRYLYIDDPISSLDDNNAIAVACDLAQLLRRAANRKDQQGASAPIKVVFSSHHALFFNVMCNELSRAKEGEARVSHKRFFLHRPNGDGTYTLRATEDTPFFHHVASLAELQRAADPKNGKLYTFHFNALRSIMEKTASFFGHADISFCLKALNNEEDLALYNRALNLLSHGKYAIHEPTEMGEDNQDLFRRILGDFVTKFQFDLPEIMGAEAVAAAPAKAAAA; from the coding sequence ATGAGCACCAAACCGAAGATCAACAAGTACGCCAACCTCAGGACTCTTGCGAGAAAGCTGCGTGACGATTTAGGCGGTGTCGAACTCATCCTGCTTTATGCCTACAACCGCACCGGCAAGACGCGGCTATCGATGGAGTTCAAGGACGAGGGCAAGCGCAAGAACAAGGGCACAGCCGACACGCTTTACTTCAATGCCTTCACCGAAGACCTGTTCACCTGGGACAACGACCTGGACGGTGATGCGGTGCGGACGCTGCAGCTCAACCCCGACTCCACGTTCTTCAATGGCCTGAAGGACCTGGCGCTCGACGAAACGATTGCCGGCTACCTCGACCGCTACGCGGACTTCGATTTCGACATCGACTACGACACCTGGAAGGTCTCATTCCGCAAAGACGATGCCGACAGCATCAAGATCTCCCGGGGCGAGCAAAACATCTTCATCTGGTGCCTCTTCATGGCCATCTGCGAGCGCATGCTCGATGGCCACGTCTCGTATCAGTCGATGAGGTACCTCTACATCGATGACCCCATCTCATCGCTGGACGACAACAACGCGATCGCCGTTGCCTGCGACCTTGCACAGCTCCTGCGTCGGGCTGCAAACCGTAAAGATCAGCAGGGCGCTTCTGCGCCCATCAAAGTGGTGTTTTCGTCCCATCACGCGCTGTTCTTCAACGTGATGTGCAACGAACTCAGCAGGGCGAAAGAGGGCGAGGCTAGGGTGAGCCACAAGCGCTTTTTCCTGCATCGCCCGAACGGCGACGGTACCTACACGCTGCGTGCCACTGAGGACACGCCGTTCTTTCATCACGTTGCGTCACTCGCTGAGCTCCAGCGAGCCGCGGATCCCAAGAACGGCAAGCTCTACACCTTCCACTTCAATGCCCTGCGCAGCATCATGGAGAAGACCGCGTCGTTCTTCGGCCATGCGGATATCTCCTTCTGCCTCAAGGCCTTGAACAACGAAGAAGACTTGGCGCTTTACAACCGTGCCCTCAACCTCCTGAGCCACGGCAAGTACGCCATCCACGAACCAACTGAAATGGGCGAGGACAACCAGGATTTGTTCAGGCGCATCCTGGGCGACTTCGTCACCAAGTTTCAGTTTGACCTGCCAGAGATCATGGGGGCCGAGGCTGTCGCAGCGGCACCCGCAAAGGCGGCTGCGGCATGA
- the dnaN gene encoding DNA polymerase III subunit beta: MIVLKATQDKVLSALQAVAGIVERRHTLPILANVLIRKTGGQLELTTSDLEIQVRTSAELGGDAGDFSTTVGARKLIDILRSMPADQTVSLTANGSKLTLQGGKSRFTLQTLPSDDFPLVQEAADFGPAFAVPQKTLKHLINQVHFAMAVHDIRYYLNGILFVAEGKSLTLVATDGHRLALAQAELETEIPKQEVILPRKTVLELMRLLKDGAKADKSGDSEEAPIEMRFAGNQAKFSFSGMEFVTKLVEGKFPDYNRVIPKNHKFNVTLGRVQLLSSLQRAAILTSEKFKAVRLSFEPGLLSIASSNAEQEEAKEEIEIDYGGDLIETGFNVTYLMDALQNMSQDMVSIDLNDSSASALITIPEQSGFKYVVMPMRI, from the coding sequence ATGATTGTGTTGAAAGCCACCCAGGACAAGGTGCTGAGCGCCCTGCAGGCGGTCGCCGGCATTGTGGAGCGGCGCCACACCCTGCCCATCCTCGCCAATGTGCTGATCCGCAAGACCGGCGGCCAGCTGGAGCTGACCACCTCCGACCTGGAGATCCAGGTCCGCACCTCGGCCGAACTCGGCGGTGATGCCGGCGACTTCAGCACCACCGTCGGTGCCCGCAAGCTGATCGACATCCTGCGCTCCATGCCTGCGGACCAGACCGTCTCGCTGACGGCCAATGGCTCCAAGCTGACCCTGCAAGGCGGCAAAAGCCGCTTCACCCTGCAGACCCTGCCCTCGGATGACTTCCCCCTGGTGCAAGAGGCCGCCGATTTCGGCCCCGCCTTTGCCGTGCCGCAGAAGACGCTCAAGCACCTGATCAACCAGGTGCACTTCGCCATGGCGGTGCACGACATCCGCTACTACCTGAACGGCATCCTGTTCGTGGCCGAAGGCAAGAGCCTGACCTTGGTGGCCACCGACGGCCACCGCCTCGCCCTGGCCCAGGCCGAGCTGGAAACCGAAATCCCCAAGCAGGAAGTCATCCTGCCGCGCAAGACCGTGCTCGAGCTGATGCGCTTGCTGAAAGACGGCGCCAAGGCCGACAAGAGCGGCGACAGCGAAGAAGCCCCGATCGAGATGCGCTTCGCCGGCAACCAGGCCAAGTTCAGCTTCTCGGGCATGGAGTTCGTGACCAAGCTGGTCGAGGGCAAGTTCCCTGACTACAACCGCGTCATCCCCAAGAACCACAAGTTCAACGTCACCCTGGGCCGGGTGCAGTTGCTGTCCAGCCTGCAGCGCGCCGCCATCCTGACCAGCGAGAAGTTCAAGGCCGTGCGCCTGTCCTTCGAGCCGGGCCTGCTGAGCATTGCCTCCAGCAACGCCGAGCAAGAGGAAGCCAAGGAAGAAATCGAAATCGATTACGGCGGCGACCTGATCGAAACCGGCTTCAACGTGACCTACCTGATGGACGCGCTGCAGAACATGAGCCAGGACATGGTCAGCATCGACCTGAACGACAGCTCCGCCAGCGCCCTGATCACCATCCCCGAGCAAAGCGGCTTCAAGTACGTCGTGATGCCGATGCGGATCTGA
- a CDS encoding type I restriction endonuclease subunit R, whose translation MPSSKFTYDLPSGAPSPVVKEEHIEHGFIGKLQDLKYEYRADIRDRAALERNFREKFNALNRVTLTDSEFARLLDEIVTADVFTAAKTLRSINAFTRDDGTPLNYTLVNIKDWCKNHFEVIHQLRINTDYSHHRYDVILLINGVPCVQIELKTLGVNPRRAMEQIVEYKHDPGNGYTKTLLCFMQLFIVSNRDRSYYFANNNARHFAFNADERFLPIYEFAGEDNRKITQLDEFAEAFLKKCDLGRTISRYMVLLAGEQKLMVMRPYQVYAVQHIVQCIAEDNGNGYIWHTTGSGKTLTSFKAATLLKENEHIHKCVFVVDRKDLDRQTREEFNRFQEGCVEENTNTAALVRRLLSEDYADKVIVTTIQKLGLALDENSKRNKQRSKNGQATYKEQLETLTDKRIVFIFDECHRSQFGDNHKAIKAFFPRSQLFGFTGTPIFDANAASQKIEDNQASMRTTADLFEKQLHAYTITHAIEDGNVLRFHIDYFKPEGKKPPKPGEAIAKKAVVEAILSKHDAATGGRRFNAVLATASINDAIEYHALFKTLQAEKLAADPEFKPLNIACVFSPPAELAENDEAKKDIQQLSSDLQQEQEDNKVEPEKKKLALQGILADYNARYGSNHRLSEFDLYYQDVQKRIKDQQWPNSDFPAAQKIDITIVVDMLLTGFDSKFLNTLYVDKNLKHHGLIQAFSRTNRVLNGSKPYGNILDFRQQQDSVDAAIALFSGEKTAEQAREIWLVDKAPVVIQKLETAVQKLDEFMKSQGLSCTPSAVANLKGDAARAAFVTHFKEVQRLKTQLDQYTDLSEDNKASIEQVLPNENLRGFKGQYLETAKQLKAQQGKGGKEGGSPGEEKEVDQLDFEFVLFASSVIDYDYIMGLIAKYSAGEGKGRGKAKMSRDELIGLISADAKFMNERDLIAEYIGTLKAGEGLSEAAIRDGYVRFKAEQSAKELAAIAAKHGLATTALQAFVDGVLDRMIFDGEQLSDLMAPLDLGWKARTQAELALMGDLHPLLTKRAGGRDISGLSAYE comes from the coding sequence ATGCCTTCATCCAAGTTCACCTACGACCTGCCGTCCGGAGCCCCGAGCCCTGTCGTCAAAGAAGAGCACATCGAACACGGCTTCATTGGCAAGCTTCAGGACCTGAAGTACGAATACCGCGCAGACATCCGCGATCGCGCCGCTCTGGAAAGAAACTTCCGCGAGAAGTTCAATGCGCTCAATCGGGTCACGCTGACAGATTCCGAGTTCGCCCGGCTGCTGGATGAAATCGTCACTGCCGATGTCTTCACCGCTGCCAAGACCCTGCGAAGCATCAATGCCTTCACCCGCGACGATGGCACGCCGCTGAACTACACGCTGGTGAACATCAAGGACTGGTGCAAGAACCACTTTGAGGTCATCCACCAGCTGCGCATCAACACCGACTACAGCCACCACCGCTACGACGTCATCTTGCTCATCAACGGCGTGCCCTGTGTGCAGATCGAGCTGAAGACCTTGGGCGTGAACCCGCGCCGGGCCATGGAGCAGATCGTTGAGTACAAGCACGACCCGGGCAACGGCTACACCAAGACGCTGCTGTGCTTCATGCAGCTCTTCATCGTCAGCAACCGCGACCGCAGCTACTACTTCGCCAACAACAACGCCCGCCACTTCGCCTTCAATGCCGACGAGCGCTTCCTGCCCATTTATGAGTTCGCCGGCGAAGACAACCGCAAGATCACCCAGCTCGACGAGTTCGCTGAAGCGTTCCTGAAGAAGTGCGACCTCGGCCGCACCATCAGCCGCTATATGGTGCTGCTGGCCGGTGAGCAAAAGCTCATGGTCATGCGGCCCTATCAGGTCTATGCCGTGCAGCACATCGTCCAGTGCATCGCCGAAGACAACGGCAATGGCTACATCTGGCACACCACGGGCAGCGGTAAGACGCTCACCTCCTTCAAGGCCGCCACGCTGCTGAAGGAGAACGAGCACATCCACAAATGCGTGTTCGTCGTGGACCGCAAAGACCTCGACCGCCAGACGCGGGAGGAGTTCAACCGCTTCCAGGAAGGCTGCGTCGAAGAAAACACCAACACCGCCGCCCTCGTGCGCCGCCTGCTGTCAGAGGACTACGCCGACAAGGTCATCGTCACCACCATCCAGAAGCTGGGCCTGGCGCTGGACGAGAACAGCAAGCGCAACAAGCAGCGCAGCAAGAACGGCCAAGCCACTTACAAGGAACAGCTCGAAACGCTGACGGACAAACGCATCGTCTTCATCTTCGACGAGTGCCACCGCTCGCAGTTTGGCGACAACCACAAGGCCATCAAAGCCTTCTTCCCCAGGTCGCAGCTCTTTGGCTTCACCGGCACGCCCATCTTCGACGCCAATGCCGCCTCGCAGAAGATCGAGGACAACCAAGCCTCGATGCGCACCACGGCTGACCTCTTCGAGAAGCAGCTCCACGCCTACACCATCACCCATGCCATCGAGGACGGCAACGTCCTGCGCTTCCACATCGACTACTTCAAGCCAGAGGGTAAAAAGCCGCCCAAGCCTGGCGAGGCCATTGCCAAGAAGGCCGTTGTCGAAGCCATTCTTTCCAAGCACGATGCCGCCACCGGCGGGCGCCGCTTCAACGCCGTCCTGGCCACCGCGTCCATCAACGACGCCATCGAATACCACGCGCTGTTCAAGACTCTGCAGGCCGAAAAACTGGCGGCCGATCCCGAGTTCAAGCCGTTGAACATCGCCTGCGTCTTTTCGCCTCCCGCTGAACTGGCAGAGAACGACGAGGCCAAGAAAGACATCCAGCAGCTCTCCAGTGATCTGCAGCAGGAGCAGGAGGACAACAAGGTCGAGCCAGAGAAGAAGAAGCTCGCGCTTCAAGGCATCCTGGCCGATTACAACGCCCGTTACGGTAGCAACCACCGCTTGAGCGAGTTCGACCTCTACTACCAGGATGTTCAAAAGCGCATCAAAGACCAGCAGTGGCCGAACAGTGACTTTCCTGCAGCGCAGAAGATCGACATCACCATCGTGGTGGACATGCTGCTCACCGGTTTTGATTCCAAGTTCCTGAACACACTCTATGTGGACAAGAACCTCAAGCATCACGGCCTGATCCAGGCCTTCTCGCGCACCAACCGCGTGCTCAACGGCAGCAAGCCCTACGGCAACATCCTCGACTTCCGCCAACAGCAAGATTCGGTCGATGCCGCCATCGCGCTGTTCAGCGGAGAGAAGACCGCTGAGCAGGCTCGCGAAATCTGGCTGGTGGACAAGGCCCCCGTGGTCATCCAGAAGCTGGAAACCGCCGTGCAGAAGCTGGACGAATTCATGAAGTCTCAAGGCCTGAGCTGCACACCCTCCGCCGTGGCCAACCTGAAGGGCGACGCAGCCCGCGCCGCGTTTGTTACGCACTTCAAGGAAGTGCAGCGGCTCAAGACCCAGCTGGACCAGTACACCGACCTCAGCGAGGACAACAAGGCCAGCATCGAGCAGGTGCTGCCCAACGAAAACCTGCGCGGCTTCAAAGGCCAGTACCTGGAAACCGCCAAGCAGCTCAAAGCGCAGCAGGGTAAGGGCGGCAAGGAAGGCGGCAGCCCTGGCGAAGAGAAGGAAGTGGACCAGCTCGATTTTGAGTTCGTGCTCTTCGCTTCCTCCGTCATCGACTACGACTACATCATGGGCCTCATCGCCAAGTACTCGGCGGGTGAGGGCAAAGGCCGGGGCAAAGCCAAGATGAGCCGCGATGAACTCATTGGCCTGATCAGCGCTGATGCCAAGTTCATGAATGAGCGCGACCTGATCGCCGAGTACATCGGCACGCTCAAGGCTGGTGAGGGCCTGTCCGAGGCGGCAATTCGCGACGGTTACGTCCGCTTCAAGGCCGAGCAGAGTGCCAAGGAGCTCGCTGCCATCGCTGCCAAGCACGGCCTGGCTACCACCGCGCTGCAAGCCTTTGTGGACGGCGTCCTGGACCGCATGATTTTTGATGGCGAGCAGTTGAGCGACCTCATGGCCCCACTGGACCTGGGCTGGAAGGCCCGCACGCAGGCTGAACTCGCTCTGATGGGAGACCTGCATCCTCTGCTCACCAAGCGCGCCGGTGGCCGCGACATTTCAGGACTCAGTGCATATGAGTAG